Proteins encoded in a region of the Watersipora subatra chromosome 5, tzWatSuba1.1, whole genome shotgun sequence genome:
- the LOC137397474 gene encoding uncharacterized protein, with amino-acid sequence MQPCKKAKIDQSLSSDPFADEDDWDNDDSILQLVADEVPTGSQISQVLKSNLLPSAQSCDISNANKSSKSRSFVFKRPTTASSSLLSAKPASYTSNNMSSGVLDLMSANDIQSKSPNSLVDSPGLVLTEVTDNSKRVRIPDLIRKQHAHEGEIQWLRTALKQKDELVNTIRTNYNAEKAKQRLQHSEKERQFVKDMETLRLELQFKESELMAVSQAMDRLKRDTSKISRPAMKLDSDGFPTSYQSSHSYLLTNVKSEPTATSSNARTAPKCDLRPLESDRLIPRPLHPNRHKMGLIINERLSCLGDRPVCKELADAIACARDLSYM; translated from the coding sequence ATGCAGCCATGTAAAAAAGCGAAAATCGATCAGTCATTATCATCCGACCCATTTGCCGATGAAGATGACTGGGATAATGACGATAGTATCCTCCAGTTAGTCGCCGATGAAGTGCCTACCGGCTCTCAAATCAGCCAAGTACTCAAGTCCAACCTGCTTCCTTCTGCTCAGTCATGTGACATCTCAAATGCTAACAAGAGCAGTAAGTCTCGCAGCTTCGTCTTTAAACGTCCTACCACAGCTTCTAGCTCTCTTCTCTCTGCAAAGCCTGCAAGTTACACTAGTAATAATATGTCTAGTGGTGTTCTTGACTTAATGAGTGCAAACGATATTCAGAGCAAATCTCCAAATAGTTTGGTGGATTCTCCTGGACTTGTGCTAACGGAAGTCACCGACAACAGTAAACGCGTGCGAATACCAGACTTAATACGTAAGCAGCACGCGCATGAAGGGGAGATACAGTGGTTGCGTACAGCACTCAAACAGAAAGACGAACTAGTCAACACAATCCGCACAAACTACAACGCGGAAAAGGCTAAGCAGCGACTTCAGCATTCAGAAAAGGAACGACAGTTTGTGAAAGACATGGAAACGCTTCGTTTAGAGCTGCAGTTCAAGGAAAGTGAGCTGATGGCTGTATCACAGGCTATGGACAGACTAAAGCGCGATACGTCTAAGATCAGCCGTCCTGCTATGAAGTTAGATTCAGATGGTTTCCCAACATCCTATCAAAGTTCACACAGCTATCTTCTCACAAATGTCAAATCAGAGCCAACAGCAACCTCAAGTAACGCTCGTACAGCACCCAAGTGTGACCTTCGGCCTCTGGAGAGTGACAGGCTTATTCCTCGGCCTCTTCATCCAAATCGACACAAAATGGGGCTGATAATCAATGAGAGGCTTTCTTGCTTAGGCGATCGACCTGTTTGCAAAGAGTTGGCAGATGCGATTGCATGCGCTAGAGATCTCAGCTACATGTAA